The following are encoded together in the Flavobacterium sp. TR2 genome:
- a CDS encoding phage head morphogenesis protein, which produces MNFLYDCNCEDCKAEKSTITLAQKDRFKGVLKAVEKAFKKLHQNGKYSPEDLAKTKEYKNLISETSAIFDSAIVDNDMPEAMTESLKKDVFIFSGLKTNAQLLEASKLLLNEDNQLKSFSQFSKDIKKIKEDYNQNYLEAEYQFAVSSAQSAANWANVSKDYDLQYRTANDDKVRASHAVLHNITLPADDDFWISFYPPNGWRCRCTAPQVRKGKYEVSDSKKAIASGEKATTQIDKDGKNKLAIFRFNPGMSKKIFPPEHPYSKVAGAKTAVKDLKELK; this is translated from the coding sequence TTGAATTTTCTGTACGACTGCAACTGCGAAGACTGCAAGGCAGAGAAAAGTACAATAACGCTGGCACAGAAAGACCGTTTTAAAGGGGTTTTAAAAGCTGTTGAAAAAGCATTTAAAAAATTGCATCAAAATGGAAAATACAGCCCTGAGGATTTAGCCAAGACGAAAGAATATAAAAATCTGATCTCGGAGACTAGTGCCATCTTTGATTCTGCAATTGTCGATAACGATATGCCCGAAGCAATGACGGAGAGCCTTAAAAAAGATGTCTTTATATTCTCGGGGCTTAAAACCAATGCACAGCTATTGGAAGCTTCGAAGCTCCTGCTGAACGAAGACAATCAATTGAAATCGTTTAGCCAGTTTTCAAAGGACATTAAAAAAATTAAGGAAGACTACAACCAGAACTATCTGGAAGCTGAATACCAGTTTGCAGTTTCCTCGGCGCAGTCTGCAGCAAATTGGGCTAACGTATCAAAAGATTATGATCTGCAATACCGAACAGCCAATGATGACAAAGTAAGGGCAAGCCACGCAGTTCTGCATAACATTACTCTTCCTGCAGACGATGATTTTTGGATTTCTTTTTATCCGCCTAACGGCTGGCGATGTCGATGCACTGCGCCTCAGGTTCGAAAAGGAAAATACGAAGTGAGCGACAGCAAAAAAGCTATTGCCAGCGGTGAGAAAGCCACGACCCAAATCGATAAGGACGGGAAGAATAAGCTTGCAATATTCAGATTTAATCCTGGAATGTCAAAAAAGATCTTCCCGCCTGAGCATCCATATTCAAAGGTTGCGGGAGCTAAGACCGCCGTAAAAGATTTAAAAGAACTTAAATGA
- a CDS encoding phage virion morphogenesis protein — protein sequence MMDFKALENKIINDVAVEAADEFDRNFERKAFFNQHWPAAKMHNSRGSLLNRTGSLRRSIRYTISSGNIRFTSSLPYASIHNQGGEIIVTAKMKKYFWAMHYKTSGTEAEKWKSLALMPLGHRIKIQKRQFIGNHPDITKAVKKIVDENVKRFSEDLLRQFRR from the coding sequence ATGATGGACTTTAAAGCACTAGAAAACAAGATCATTAACGATGTCGCTGTCGAAGCTGCTGACGAATTTGACAGGAATTTTGAACGTAAAGCCTTTTTTAACCAGCATTGGCCTGCTGCAAAAATGCACAACAGCAGAGGCTCCCTATTAAACAGGACAGGCAGTCTGAGACGTTCTATAAGATATACCATTTCAAGCGGAAACATAAGATTTACAAGCTCTCTGCCCTATGCGTCCATTCACAACCAGGGCGGTGAAATAATTGTAACTGCCAAAATGAAAAAATACTTCTGGGCGATGCATTATAAAACGTCGGGAACTGAGGCAGAAAAATGGAAGAGTTTGGCTCTAATGCCGTTAGGGCATCGAATAAAAATTCAAAAACGGCAGTTTATCGGCAATCATCCGGACATTACAAAAGCCGTAAAAAAGATTGTAGATGAAAACGTAAAAAGATTTAGCGAAGACCTTTTAAGACAATTTAGACGATGA
- a CDS encoding DUF3164 family protein, which yields MNTETLPKDITKYSAKELKAALAEIEAKKEKDREAYKDLVEQAVPKAIFTLCAASEMISNAKTQAFQFFENILKLKADVYGIKEKQQSHTFSTKGGEITIGYRVTDGWDDTVSAGIAKVEKYISSLAKDESTSALVDIIFNLLKKDAKGNLKGSRVLELQKLTKKIDDEDFTDGVSIISEAYKPIRSVWYIEANLIDEDGTRTPIPLSASAVDFSQGYKFDFNSEPVKS from the coding sequence ATGAACACAGAAACACTACCTAAAGACATAACAAAGTATTCAGCAAAGGAGCTGAAAGCAGCATTAGCAGAAATCGAAGCAAAAAAAGAGAAAGATCGTGAGGCATACAAGGACCTCGTAGAACAGGCAGTGCCGAAAGCAATTTTTACGCTCTGTGCAGCTTCGGAAATGATTTCTAACGCCAAAACTCAGGCATTCCAGTTTTTTGAAAACATTTTAAAGCTGAAAGCAGATGTTTACGGAATCAAAGAAAAACAGCAGTCGCATACCTTTTCAACCAAAGGCGGTGAAATCACGATCGGCTACAGAGTTACAGACGGCTGGGACGACACCGTTAGCGCAGGAATCGCGAAAGTTGAAAAGTACATCAGTTCGCTGGCAAAAGACGAATCGACATCTGCCCTTGTAGACATCATTTTCAACCTCTTGAAAAAGGATGCAAAAGGAAATCTTAAAGGCAGCAGAGTTTTGGAACTGCAGAAGCTTACAAAGAAGATAGACGATGAAGATTTTACCGACGGCGTGAGCATCATTTCAGAGGCCTACAAGCCAATTCGTTCGGTCTGGTATATAGAAGCTAATCTGATCGATGAAGACGGCACAAGAACGCCGATTCCCCTTTCAGCCAGTGCAGTTGATTTTTCACAAGGTTACAAATTCGATTTCAACAGTGAACCAGTCAAATCTTAG
- a CDS encoding bifunctional adenosylcobinamide kinase/adenosylcobinamide-phosphate guanylyltransferase → MEKFKRALTVANILSTVIPLIKFTGRFNDVFGNPQKKSRWFIWGDSSSGKSSFIMQLIKEFAKTEKTILISKEEDLDDENLQDRLKLFQMQDVANNFNVIDDNVEQLINRLEQRNSAQVVVIDSVSYFFLGYTFEDYLNFRKRFKEKTLVFIGHAKGQNPKTDFEDRIKFDATQKVVVSGYLATNKGRKYGPNAKQFVVWQKGYEDLHGTQKH, encoded by the coding sequence ATGGAGAAATTTAAAAGAGCTCTGACAGTAGCAAATATACTTTCTACAGTTATACCACTTATCAAATTTACAGGGCGCTTCAATGATGTTTTTGGAAACCCGCAAAAAAAATCCCGTTGGTTTATATGGGGCGACAGTTCCAGCGGTAAAAGTTCTTTTATAATGCAGTTGATTAAAGAGTTTGCTAAAACTGAAAAAACGATTCTTATTTCAAAAGAAGAAGATTTGGATGATGAAAACTTACAAGACAGATTGAAGCTTTTTCAAATGCAGGATGTAGCAAATAATTTTAATGTGATCGATGATAATGTTGAACAGCTTATTAATCGACTTGAACAAAGAAATAGCGCTCAAGTAGTAGTAATAGATTCAGTCTCATACTTTTTTTTGGGATATACATTTGAAGACTACTTGAATTTTAGAAAAAGATTTAAAGAAAAAACATTGGTTTTTATAGGCCACGCTAAAGGGCAAAATCCAAAAACTGATTTTGAAGACAGGATAAAATTTGATGCTACTCAAAAGGTTGTAGTAAGCGGTTATTTGGCTACAAACAAGGGAAGAAAATACGGACCTAACGCAAAACAGTTTGTGGTTTGGCAAAAGGGTTATGAAGATTTACATGGAACACAAAAACATTAA
- a CDS encoding ATP-binding protein codes for MITITQKQQITEALNQYINLHSISANEIVKRSGVNESYISSIRKGETTVGKSEIKDKWYLLIAEFIGHSLKKEYWSMKETPQLYRMLSTLEDAKENGLTNIIIGETGSGKTYISDMFLKANPVDTFKIVVGSLDTIGDLLDKIIDTLKIATPKTKSKKIGEIAKKLKQLRLEGLKPHLIFDECEYMKQPALCSMKELYDALIRICGITLIGTSQLTDNLDKLRKKNRSGIPQFYRRIKFGIRELPSIDRSFSMFLEQIEDKSLIRFLKQNCDNYGELHDVLVPAMKEADRTGQPLTEDFVRTILGMPRLLTA; via the coding sequence ATGATAACAATAACACAAAAACAGCAGATTACTGAGGCTTTGAACCAATACATCAATTTACATAGTATTTCTGCAAATGAAATCGTAAAGCGTTCAGGTGTTAACGAGAGTTATATCTCAAGTATTAGAAAAGGCGAAACTACTGTGGGTAAATCAGAAATTAAGGATAAATGGTATTTACTGATTGCTGAGTTCATTGGGCACTCTTTAAAAAAGGAGTATTGGAGCATGAAAGAAACGCCTCAGCTTTACAGGATGCTTTCAACTCTAGAGGACGCAAAAGAAAACGGATTAACAAATATTATAATTGGCGAAACGGGTTCTGGTAAAACTTATATTTCTGATATGTTTCTAAAAGCCAATCCTGTTGATACTTTTAAAATAGTTGTTGGTTCTCTTGATACAATTGGCGATTTACTTGATAAGATTATAGATACGTTAAAAATCGCAACGCCGAAAACCAAAAGCAAGAAAATTGGCGAAATAGCTAAAAAGCTAAAACAATTAAGACTTGAAGGATTAAAACCACACCTAATTTTTGATGAGTGTGAGTATATGAAACAGCCCGCGCTTTGTTCTATGAAAGAATTATACGATGCTTTAATTAGAATTTGTGGCATCACACTTATTGGAACAAGCCAGTTAACAGACAATCTTGACAAACTAAGAAAAAAGAACCGTTCAGGAATACCACAATTTTATAGAAGAATCAAATTTGGTATTAGAGAATTGCCTAGCATCGACAGAAGTTTTTCAATGTTTTTAGAACAAATTGAAGATAAGTCACTTATCAGATTTTTAAAACAAAATTGCGATAACTACGGAGAATTGCATGATGTTCTGGTTCCTGCAATGAAAGAAGCCGACAGAACTGGTCAACCACTCACAGAAGACTTTGTAAGAACCATATTAGGAATGCCAAGGTTACTGACTGCATAA